A section of the Persephonella sp. genome encodes:
- a CDS encoding thiazole synthase, which translates to MFDLEKFLQEDKLIIGDREFTSRLIVGSGKYKDFEETAKATEASGAQMITVAVRRVNITDPNKPNLLDYIDTSKVMILPNTAGCYTAEEAVLTAKLAREALGHGFVKLEVIGDQKTLYPDMIETLKAAEILVKEGFTVLPYITDDPVMAKRFEEIGCAAVMPLAAPIGSGLGLQNPYNILFIKEAVNVPVIVDAGIGTASDAAIVMELGVDGVLMNTAIAQAKDPIKMAVAMKHAVIAGRLAYLAGRIPKKMYASASSPMEGVIGR; encoded by the coding sequence ATGTTTGATTTGGAAAAATTTCTACAAGAAGACAAACTTATAATCGGTGACAGAGAATTCACATCAAGGCTTATTGTTGGTTCAGGTAAATATAAAGATTTTGAGGAAACAGCAAAGGCAACAGAAGCCTCCGGTGCACAGATGATAACTGTTGCAGTCAGAAGGGTAAATATAACAGACCCTAATAAGCCAAATCTTCTTGATTACATAGATACATCAAAAGTAATGATACTTCCAAATACAGCCGGTTGTTATACAGCTGAGGAAGCTGTTTTAACTGCTAAACTTGCCAGAGAAGCCCTTGGACATGGATTTGTCAAACTTGAAGTTATCGGAGACCAGAAAACACTTTATCCGGATATGATAGAAACCTTAAAAGCGGCAGAAATCCTTGTTAAAGAAGGATTTACTGTTCTTCCTTATATAACAGATGATCCTGTGATGGCAAAAAGATTTGAAGAAATAGGTTGTGCTGCTGTTATGCCTCTTGCAGCACCAATTGGCTCAGGACTTGGACTTCAAAACCCATACAACATTCTTTTCATAAAAGAGGCTGTTAATGTTCCTGTTATTGTTGATGCAGGTATAGGAACAGCTTCAGATGCTGCTATTGTTATGGAACTTGGAGTTGATGGTGTTCTGATGAATACAGCTATCGCACAGGCAAAAGACCCTATAAAAATGGCTGTTGCGATGAAACATGCGGTAATTGCAGGAAGACTTGCCTACCTTGCAGGTAGAATACCAAAGAAAATGTATGCTTCAGCCTCATCTCCAATGGAAGGGGTAATCGGAAGATAA
- the kdsB gene encoding 3-deoxy-manno-octulosonate cytidylyltransferase, translating into MAVIIIPARKGSTRLKNKLLLQVKGKPVIQWTAENCLRVKNASRVIVATDSQEIADIFKNSEVEAILTLSDFNSGSDRVAYVAKELNEDKIINVQGDEPLLEPSDIEKVIYALDKAQISTLAYPIQDEEDYLNPNIVKVVIDKNGYALYFSRSPIPFYRDIDFSQMVKNFETPVLKHIGVYGYRKEALMDFAFKLSQTTYEQIEKLEQLRLLENGYRIKVIKASKDTLGIDTKEDFEKFCQIVS; encoded by the coding sequence TTGGCTGTAATAATCATCCCTGCAAGAAAAGGCTCAACAAGACTAAAAAATAAGCTTCTCCTTCAGGTGAAGGGGAAGCCTGTTATCCAATGGACGGCAGAGAACTGTCTAAGGGTAAAAAATGCCAGTCGTGTTATTGTGGCGACAGACAGTCAGGAAATAGCCGATATATTCAAAAACTCTGAAGTAGAAGCAATTTTAACTCTATCTGACTTTAATAGCGGAAGTGATAGGGTTGCCTATGTGGCTAAAGAACTTAATGAAGATAAAATCATAAATGTCCAAGGGGATGAGCCTCTTCTTGAGCCTTCAGATATAGAAAAAGTAATATACGCACTGGATAAAGCCCAGATTTCAACCCTTGCCTATCCTATTCAGGATGAGGAGGACTATCTAAACCCTAATATTGTTAAAGTAGTCATTGATAAAAACGGATATGCCCTGTATTTTTCCCGTAGTCCTATCCCTTTTTATCGGGATATAGATTTTTCCCAGATGGTTAAAAATTTTGAAACTCCTGTTTTAAAGCATATTGGAGTTTACGGATATAGAAAAGAGGCGCTTATGGATTTTGCCTTTAAACTATCTCAGACAACCTATGAACAGATAGAGAAATTAGAACAGCTGAGACTTCTTGAAAATGGTTATCGTATCAAGGTGATAAAAGCTTCAAAAGATACCCTTGGAATAGACACAAAAGAAGATTTTGAGAAATTCTGCCAGATAGTTAGCTAA
- a CDS encoding MFS transporter: MKKHSKTLFAGMIGNVLEWYDFVVYGFLAVIIGELFFPSSDPMVSLLKSFGVFAVGFVMRPVGAILFGHIGDKYGRKKALTISIIMMALSTTAIGLLPTYAQIGILAPTLLVLLKLLQGLSVGGEYTTSVSFIVEHAPQDKRGLFGSVGILGAVVGILLGSASGAIVTKILSEQALYAWGWRILFFTGVLLGIVGYYVRKNIDETPKFMELEYEELIDKNPVLDVFKKAYKEFMKTFALSTFQAVGFYTIFVYIANHLAVFVKFPKSTALTINTISMIILAVLIPFFGWLSDKIGRKPIILVSTGLTIILAYPLFKFISSGSVENALIGQILFAIVVAGFMSILPTTLVEIFPTQIRNSGYSIGYNLPFAIFGGTAPLIATYLIKVTGNINSPAFYLIFAATIAFLAGITLKETAKEPLK; encoded by the coding sequence ATGAAAAAGCATTCTAAAACATTATTTGCAGGAATGATAGGTAATGTTTTAGAGTGGTATGATTTTGTTGTTTACGGTTTTCTTGCTGTTATTATTGGTGAATTATTTTTCCCTTCTTCAGACCCTATGGTTTCTTTGCTTAAATCCTTCGGTGTTTTTGCCGTTGGGTTCGTTATGCGTCCGGTAGGGGCAATTTTATTTGGTCATATCGGGGATAAATATGGCAGAAAAAAGGCCTTAACCATATCAATAATAATGATGGCTTTATCTACAACAGCCATTGGACTACTCCCTACTTACGCACAGATAGGAATTCTTGCGCCCACCCTTTTAGTTCTTCTAAAGTTATTACAGGGTTTATCTGTAGGTGGTGAATATACAACGTCTGTTTCTTTTATTGTGGAACACGCACCTCAAGATAAAAGGGGATTGTTCGGAAGTGTTGGGATTTTGGGAGCTGTTGTTGGTATTCTTCTTGGTTCAGCTTCAGGGGCTATAGTTACAAAAATATTATCGGAACAGGCTCTATATGCTTGGGGCTGGAGAATTCTTTTCTTTACGGGAGTTTTATTGGGAATAGTAGGATATTACGTTAGAAAAAATATAGATGAAACCCCAAAGTTTATGGAACTGGAATATGAAGAGCTTATAGATAAAAATCCTGTTTTAGATGTGTTTAAAAAAGCATACAAGGAATTTATGAAAACATTTGCACTAAGCACATTTCAGGCCGTTGGATTTTATACAATATTTGTTTATATAGCAAATCATCTTGCTGTGTTTGTTAAATTTCCCAAATCAACGGCATTAACCATTAACACGATTAGCATGATTATTCTTGCCGTTTTAATCCCTTTTTTCGGCTGGCTTTCAGACAAGATTGGTAGAAAACCTATAATACTTGTTTCCACAGGTCTAACTATTATTCTGGCATATCCGTTATTTAAGTTTATTTCTTCCGGTAGTGTTGAGAATGCACTAATAGGACAGATATTATTCGCAATAGTTGTAGCAGGATTTATGTCTATACTGCCGACAACACTTGTTGAGATATTCCCAACACAGATTAGAAACAGTGGTTATTCAATCGGATATAATCTACCTTTTGCAATATTCGGAGGAACAGCACCTTTAATCGCTACATATCTTATTAAAGTTACCGGAAATATTAATTCCCCAGCCTTTTATCTAATATTTGCTGCCACAATTGCCTTTCTGGCAGGAATCACACTAAAAGAAACAGCAAAAGAGCCACTGAAATAA
- a CDS encoding sigma 54-interacting transcriptional regulator, whose amino-acid sequence MTDYIKELKKQKEFTEVILDSIVDAIVVINSNGEIIHYNEVARQILCREISDIKGFNIENLIGLSLKNLPPEGEREDIHIETPAYGRIKVSLMITSLKEGEGKVISFYMLPECMINQEVKGRIISKNPEFVSVIEMAKTVADTTATILIEGETGTGKSILAKYIHTLSSRRDKPFIKINCAAIPENLLESELFGYMKGAFTGANKDKPGKIELAEGGTLFLDEIGDMPIYLQSKLLQLLQDKEFERLGDIKTRKANIRVIAATNKDLRELIEKGEFREDLYYRLKVISLKIPPLRERKEDIPALVNYFIDKYSEIYRRTIKGISPKAMKLLLEYDYPGNIRELENMIERAVIVCNNKTITEKELPEDLITKKHTKLPEKTIKKEPSEKEKIRQVLISTNGNKSLAAKILGIHRTTLWRKIKEYRLQI is encoded by the coding sequence ATGACAGATTATATAAAAGAGTTAAAGAAACAAAAAGAGTTTACAGAAGTAATTCTGGACTCAATTGTAGATGCGATAGTTGTAATCAACAGTAATGGAGAGATTATCCATTATAATGAAGTTGCAAGACAAATCTTATGCAGAGAGATATCCGATATAAAAGGTTTTAATATTGAAAATCTAATTGGGCTTTCATTGAAAAATTTACCACCTGAAGGTGAAAGGGAAGATATCCACATAGAAACCCCTGCATACGGCAGAATAAAAGTGTCCCTGATGATAACATCTCTGAAAGAAGGGGAAGGCAAGGTTATATCTTTTTATATGCTTCCAGAATGTATGATAAATCAGGAAGTTAAAGGAAGAATCATTTCAAAAAATCCAGAGTTTGTGTCTGTTATAGAAATGGCAAAAACGGTGGCAGATACAACTGCCACCATCCTTATAGAAGGTGAAACAGGAACAGGCAAAAGTATTCTTGCAAAGTATATACATACCCTTTCTTCAAGAAGGGATAAACCATTTATAAAAATAAATTGCGCTGCAATCCCTGAAAATCTCCTTGAAAGTGAACTTTTTGGATATATGAAAGGGGCTTTTACAGGTGCCAATAAAGATAAACCTGGAAAAATAGAACTTGCAGAAGGTGGAACACTATTTTTAGATGAGATAGGGGATATGCCGATTTATCTACAATCTAAACTCCTGCAGCTCTTGCAGGATAAAGAATTTGAAAGGCTGGGGGATATAAAAACAAGAAAGGCGAATATAAGGGTAATTGCGGCAACAAACAAAGATTTACGGGAGTTAATTGAAAAAGGAGAATTCAGAGAAGATTTATATTACAGGTTAAAGGTAATATCCCTTAAAATCCCACCGCTGCGGGAAAGAAAAGAAGATATTCCTGCACTGGTAAACTATTTTATTGATAAATATTCAGAGATATATAGAAGAACCATAAAAGGTATTTCCCCAAAAGCAATGAAACTGCTCCTTGAGTATGACTATCCAGGGAATATTAGAGAACTGGAGAATATGATAGAAAGGGCGGTTATAGTTTGTAACAATAAAACTATCACAGAAAAAGAACTGCCTGAAGATTTAATCACAAAAAAACATACCAAACTGCCGGAAAAAACAATAAAAAAAGAACCATCAGAAAAGGAAAAAATACGTCAAGTTTTAATATCAACAAATGGAAACAAATCCCTCGCTGCAAAAATTCTTGGAATACACAGGACAACCTTATGGAGAAAAATAAAAGAGTATAGATTACAGATATAA
- a CDS encoding SCP2 sterol-binding domain-containing protein: protein MPKFLSEEWIKAYAEEWNKNEKLKDGLKKFNATIKYYIEGSDQPPVYVKVEKGEVVESGLAPDMKYDFEMWATPEDWKTLATGKMGPKAAMLTKKLKFKGSMITAMKYMGPFEESLRMMGKIPTEW, encoded by the coding sequence ATGCCAAAGTTTTTATCAGAAGAATGGATAAAGGCCTATGCTGAAGAATGGAACAAGAATGAAAAGCTTAAAGATGGTCTCAAAAAATTTAATGCAACAATTAAATACTACATAGAAGGTTCAGACCAGCCTCCTGTATATGTAAAGGTAGAAAAAGGGGAAGTGGTTGAATCAGGACTTGCACCGGACATGAAATATGATTTTGAGATGTGGGCAACACCTGAAGACTGGAAAACTCTTGCAACAGGAAAGATGGGTCCTAAAGCAGCGATGCTTACAAAAAAACTAAAATTTAAAGGTTCAATGATAACTGCAATGAAATATATGGGGCCATTTGAGGAAAGTTTGAGAATGATGGGTAAAATCCCAACAGAGTGGTAA
- a CDS encoding DUF2173 family protein produces MADLKKLLGIKGVFAAGQFNDDGTLAAFEGDISEEEAAMAAEMCAANNAMAKMQTDGYTAFSGQEWTPLKGWALAGPKYSVCVAGNVGVFVKNDEVSFNEVFQALLSQ; encoded by the coding sequence ATGGCAGACTTAAAAAAATTATTAGGAATAAAAGGTGTTTTTGCTGCAGGACAGTTTAATGATGATGGGACACTTGCAGCATTTGAAGGAGATATTTCCGAGGAAGAAGCAGCAATGGCAGCTGAAATGTGTGCTGCTAATAACGCAATGGCAAAAATGCAAACAGATGGATACACAGCATTTTCAGGGCAGGAATGGACACCACTTAAAGGATGGGCACTTGCAGGACCAAAATATTCTGTATGTGTTGCAGGTAATGTAGGTGTTTTCGTAAAAAATGATGAAGTTTCATTTAACGAAGTATTCCAAGCATTACTTTCCCAATAA
- a CDS encoding DUF2173 family protein: protein MATLRELMQLPGAVAAGIYDDHGNLVAYAGDISEKAAEIAALMASANKAVANMQAKGWTEYTGKEGFFPVQGFAVAAGKYAACIAGNVGVFVELDKANFDKIWETIMP from the coding sequence ATGGCAACACTAAGAGAACTTATGCAATTACCAGGAGCTGTTGCAGCAGGTATTTATGATGATCATGGAAATCTTGTTGCATATGCCGGAGATATTTCAGAAAAAGCCGCTGAAATTGCAGCACTGATGGCATCAGCCAACAAAGCTGTAGCAAACATGCAGGCAAAAGGATGGACAGAGTATACAGGAAAAGAAGGATTTTTCCCTGTTCAGGGATTCGCAGTTGCAGCAGGGAAATATGCAGCATGTATAGCAGGCAATGTTGGAGTTTTTGTGGAGTTAGACAAGGCAAATTTTGACAAAATCTGGGAAACAATAATGCCATAA